The following coding sequences lie in one Cercospora beticola chromosome 9, complete sequence genomic window:
- a CDS encoding uncharacterized protein (SMCOG1087:hypothetical protein~antiSMASH:Cluster_3), with translation MMNHSIDQQAIGDALVAVIASGHSLLHQIHLNDASSPISIARKALIEDASRLIDLVSQQQEHPRMLAAKKYNGVELDPQINGTTVLQNGTAARQECNGDTPTLRTNITNNIIEPVIIIGAGIGGLCLAQGLQKAGRDFLVLERDASLHDRPQGYRLKIERNGAQALKSALTETCFQKFEATCAITTCGQTDYNPLNGQITKSRAGSGLAGQQGLAATYTVDRGVFRSILTTGISDKITFDKELLSYDVINEGRSILATFKDGSQIRGSFLVGADGIRSSVRRKMLPKMKYVDTGAMCIYGKTPITPSLEAEVPPKALRWMTTFVDSAPLIQSVLIGDSPLTLISEPIRWSSGSRALGQMPMDYVYWAMVGRRELFTDSKSTKAYSASEASKLSLEVTKEWHDSMNALMRLQDTEQCSAVPVVSAIPEIPTWQPSERVTLLGDAIHAMSPCGGVGANTALVDAAELVKLFGDPKRTGPSGIDPTSVSIGNYEASMRERARAMIMRSFVGSKKLFDQRPFEECPAVEW, from the exons ATGATGAACCACAGTATTGACCAACAGGCCATTGGCGACGCCCTCGTAGCAGTAATTGCTAGTGGCCATAGCCTACTTCACCAAATTCACCTGAATGATGCTTCAAGTCCCATCTCGATAGCTCGAAAGGCACTCATAGAAGATGCTTCACGGCTCATAGATCTCGTCAGCCAACAGCAAGAACATCCACGTATGCTGGCAGCGAAG AAGTATAACGGAGTCGAGCTCGACCCGCAGATCAACGGAACGACAGTGCTCCAAAACGGAACAGCAGCGAGGCAAGAGTGCAATGGTGATACTCCAACACTGAGGACGAACATCACAAATAACATAATTGAGcctgtcatcatcatcggtgCCGGGATAGGAGGATTATGTCTTGCTCAAGGCTTGCAAAAAGCCGGTCGAGATTTCCTGGTGCTTGAGCGTGACGCCTCATTACACGATCGACCTCAAGGATATCGGCTAAAGATCGAACGCAATGGTGCTCAAGCACTAAAGTCGGCTTTGACAGAGACTTGCTTCCAGAAGTTTGAAGCGACATGCGCAATCACGACTTGCGGACAGACTGACTACAACCCGCTGAACGGCCAGATCACCAAGAGTCGAGCAGGCAGTGGGCTAGCTGGGCAGCAGGGCCTGGCCGCAACATATACCGTCGATCGAGGAGTATTTCGTTCGATACTCACGACTGGAATTTCTGACAAGATCACGTTTGACAAAGAGCTTCTCTCCTACGACGTGATCAACGAAGGCCGCAGCATACTTGCAACGTTCAAAGACGGATCTCAAATACGAGGAAGTTTCCTGGTAGGAGCGGATGGCATTCGATCCTCAGTGCGCAGAAAAATGTTGCCCAAAATGAAATATGTCGACACTGGCGCCATGTGTATCTACGGAAAGACACCTATCACGCCATCACTCGAAGCAGAGGTCCCACCGAAGGCGTTGAGGTGGATGACTACATTCGTGGACAGCGCACCACTAATACAGTCCGTGCTCATCGGAGACTCGCCACTGACACTAATATCAGAGCCTATAAGATGGTCGTCGGGGAGCAGAGCCCTGGGGCAAATGCCAATGGACTACGTGTATTGGGCTATGGTTGGCCGCAGGGAGCTGTTTACGGATAGCAAAAGCACAAAGGCATATTCAGCATCCGAAGCATCGAAACTCAGCCTGGAAGTGACCAAAGAGTGGCACGACTCCATGAATGCGCTCATGAGGTTGCAAGACACCGAGCAATGCTCAGCTGTCCCCGTCGTATCCGCGATACCAGAGATCCCGACTTGGCAGCCATCGGAGCGAGTGACTCTG CTCGGCGATGCCATTCACGCGATGTCACCATGCGGAG GTGTAGGTGCCAACACCGCGCTAGTAGACGCAGCTGAGCTGGTTAAGCTCTTCGGGGACCCGAAGAGGACGGGACCTAGTGGCATCGATCCTACATCCGTCTCCATTGGGAACTACGAAGCGTCAATGCGAGAGAGAGCTCGTGCTATGATCATGCGAAGTTTTGTCGGGTCCAAAAAACTGTTTGATCAGCGTCCTTTCGAGGAGTGCCCCGCAGTGGAGTGGTAG
- a CDS encoding uncharacterized protein (antiSMASH:Cluster_3~SMCOG1022:Beta-ketoacyl synthase) produces the protein MEPTHIVVYAFGDQTYDATALLSILLHWDDFLLTDFVHRVTKRLQQELADLGPEQRAESPKFAELLDLLPYWRDGTLTPGLCQALTCFTQIGVFLANHGYRAECKPFPRPSTACLTGVCTGLISAAAVSFSANVGELLCLGEESVAVAFRIGTLAADVGSRIANCRESSGKYTSWTAAVMVKDVETITKQVDDLDKQIPSTPYISAYVSQHQVNVSAAPHTLRDFLSTLSPLGVSSVELPVQAPYHAAHLYSESDIDQIIRSDSASNGTSSPGLGFTDSKLCIPIISSATGEIVSAKTFMDALQSAVRDCLLRTVRYDMLGPAIVSCIGSMGSVSQFSLQPVALGGPERLESAIRANLHNALTIRNAESMETLLERLQERQRPRSAARSKIAILSCSGRFPRARNMDAFWDVLLHGIDTHRQVPESRWDARTHVSKSSSLEKNVSGTGYGCWLEDASAFDAKFFNVSPREAPQMDPAQRIALMCATEALEEAGIVPGRTPSTQHNRVGVYFGVTSNDWMETNSAQNVDTYFIPGGNRAFIPGRLNYHFKFSGPSYSIDTACSSSLTAIQLACNALWRQEIDMAVVGGTNILTNPDMHCGLDRGHFLSRTGNCKTFDATADGYCRGEAVAVVVLKRLEDAVIDHDPIQACILSVATNHSAEAESITRPHVGAQRELIDQVLREAGVSGRSIGYAEMHGTGTQAGDIAETNSVLASLAPQGARSPREPLYIGSAKANVGHGEAAAGITSLAKALLMLHHDTIPPHCGIKTRINPKLPGLVSHNVRIATETVSWTRPEGGSRRVLVNNFSAAGGNTTLILEDPPLPSTAFTPFPQSHHSIVISAKTPVSLRQNLLATIAWIGQQNLSDTSILPKLAYTTTARRLHHPLRVAIAGSNLRDIEHQLRLSLDSIADARRMPPPKILFAFAGQGSEFPRMAIDFFDQVSGFRNDIEVYDRICLSMGFLSILDLFKDDKSKDTATPQTLQLAAVCLQMALVRLWRSFGIEPTIVVGHSLGEYPSLYAAGVLSQFDVIYLVGNRAALMQRHCARGSHGMLVVKSSTADVAALLHTSGLKYEIACVNGRRSVVLGGAKNELQQVHARLQEQGVRSTHLPLPYAFHTAQVDPILEDLDALSGNVQFVKQKLPVISPTFAGIPSELSSTFAVAHCREPVQMQRALEAARGQKIVDERTICIEIGSGAVTVNMIKEVIGSSTETFVSMRQGEAVTRPLSMALAALYGKGANINWNEYHQTFSPGLDTISLPPYNWDLRDYWIQYTNDWSLRKGEAAEPPGVPLRPSTTIHKVLIDTLHTSAGKLIVESDLNREDMDAVVQGHKVYGVPLCTPSVYADIALTLGQHLKQHVFMQPNAMVEIAEMDIKSALVAISGGRSQILRTEVAIDRMSKSARCTFSSLTESSQEPEQHAHCIIRLHESGTAYDLATRSSPDVLARVEALYKQIEAANSETYRFSKSMIYKMVAQVADFHNDYRGLTEIVMDNTALEATGKIEFRNPELLGGDFDTHPACIDALSQLGGFVMNANEGTDLNDEIYVNHGWRSLQVFDHIDPRKSYRSHVKMVEGSDKLWTGDVAIFDGDQFVAKFAGIALQRVPRTLMEYIVNTAHAKAAEACGIVKPKRSSNIAARTAQAEVVATHLTRQVPSFDAVLAIISSESGVPLQELIDGRGFDDLGVDSLLSLLIVSRVRSELAIELSNSIFLELGSVGALRTYMNGLNASSKMNDLDTSTQLAPAPTDTIWPTILQIISQEAGTLIQDLLDSTSLTDLGVDSLLSLVIASRLREKLDIDLPHVSLYAECDTLGCLKARIMELAGHVDDHTDDTVSESPSDNSSSKSSWPLSEFSPLETPLTPPEVILGEKSWNATLEPQTAASYIIQGNMETSTHRLFLFPDGGGSATSYMKLPSISQSWAVVAFDSPFMRKPHLMQGTSLDALLEIYLAALRQRQPAGPYHLGGWSAGGVIAYVLASRLLAANEEVASIILIDSPSPAHGLDRLPQEFFDHCSKIGIFESEINERRSPAMVAPVPPQWLIPHFHATIELLHDYLAQPLPLSVKGSRTSVTIIWAGACAFDDQKYRDLPDTKQFTLSEMEGIQFLTQRRTDFGAGKWARLLQDHEVNVHTIEDEHHFSMMRRGASKLARIIGTAL, from the exons ATGGAACCAACTCACATCGTGGTCTACGCATTCGGAGACCAGACTTACGATGCTACGGCACTACTGTCGATCTTACTCCATTGGGACGACTTTCTACTCACAGACTTTGTTCATCGAGTAACAAAACGATTACAACAAGAGCTCGCGGATTTGGGACCAGAGCAGAGAGCAGAATCTCCGAAGTTTGCTGAACTCCTTGACCTCCTACCGTACTGGCGAGATGGTACATTGACACCAGGACTGTGCCAGGCCTTGACTTGCTTCACACAGATTGGAGTCTTCCTTGCAAATCACGGCTACCGAGCAGAGTGCAAACCCTTCCCAAGGCCATCTACAGCATGTTTGACTGGAGTTTGCACCGGACTCATATCTGCCGCAGCGGTCAGCTTCTCGGCCAACGTGGGAGAACTGCTCTGCCTCGGAGAAGAAAGTGTGGCAGTGGCCTTCCGAATTGGCACTCTGGCAGCTGATGTGGGCAGTCGGATCGCGAACTGCAGAGAATCGTCTGGAAAATATACATCGTGGACCGCAGCCGTTATGGTGAAGGATGTCGAAACGATCACAAAACAAGTGGATGATCTTGAT AAACAAATCCCATCTACGCCATATATCTCTGCCTACGTCTCGCAACATCAGGTTAATGTTTCGGCGGCGCCACATACGCTGCGCGACTTCTTATCAACACTATCGCCGCTGGGCGTTTCGAGTGTTGAGCTTCCGGTACAGGCACCGTATCACGCTGCCCATCTATATTCCGAGAGCGACATCGATCAGATCATTCGCTCTGATAGTGCCTCGAATGGCACTTCCTCTCCAGGACTTGGTTTCACAGATTCAAAGCTGTGCATACCGATCATCTCTAGTGCTACCGGCGAGATCGTGTCAGCGAAGACTTTCATGGATGCTCTACAATCAGCGGTCAGGGACTGTCTACTGCGGACCGTACGCTACGATATGTTGGGTCCTGCTATAGTATCTTGCATAGGCTCAATGGGGTCCGTCTCACAATTCTCACTCCAGCCTGTTGCGCTGGGCGGACCCGAGCGACTGGAGTCGGCAATTCGTGCCAACCTGCACAATGCATTGACAATCCGAAATGCTGAGAGTATGGAAACTCTCTTGGAAAGACTACAAGAGCGACAGCGTCCCAGGAGTGCAGCACGATCAAAAATCGCCATATTGAGCTGTTCTGGTCGATTCCCACGGGCGAGGAATATGGACGCCTTCTGGGACGTCTTATTGCACGGCATTGATACGCACCGACAGGTTCCAGAGTCCCGCTGGGATGCTCGAACCCATGTTTCGAAGTCCTCGTCGCTCGAGAAGAACGTTAGCGGCACAGGCTATGGTTGCTGGTTAGAAGATGCTTCTGCCTTCGATGCAAAGTTCTTCAATGTATCGCCCCGGGAGGCGCCCCAGATGGACCCTGCTCAACGTATAGCACTTATGTGTGCTACAGAAGCGCTAGAAGAAGCAGGAATTGTGCCCGGCCGCACTCCAAGTACACAGCATAACCGAGTGGGTGTCTACTTCGGAGTCACGTCCAATGATTGGATGGAGACGAATTCGGCGCAGAATGTAGACA CATATTTCATACCTGGTGGCAACAGAGCATTCATACCAG GCCGTTTGAACTATCACTTCAAATTCAGTGGTCCAAGCTATTCAATTGATACAGCATGCAGCTCAAGCCTCACAGCCATTCAGCTGGCCTGTAATGCTCTGTGGCGTCAAGAGATCGATATGGCCGTAGTTGGCGGGACCAATATTCTGACCAATCCTGACATGCACTGCGGATTAGACAGAGGTCACTTCTTGTCTCGTACAGGAAATTGCAAGACCTTTGATGCCACTGCAGATGGTTACTGTCGCGGAGAGGCAGTGGCCGTGGTTGTGCTCAAGCGTCTTGAGGACGCTGTGATCG ACCACGATCCGATCCAGGCCTGTATTCTTTCAGTCGCCACGAACCATTCTGCGGAAGCAGAATCGATCACTCGACCACATGTGGGCGCTCAGCGGGAGCTAATCGACCAAGTGCTTCGAGAGGCCGGAGTATCTGGTCGCAGCATCGGCTACGCTGAGATGCACGGAACAGGGACACAG GCTGGTGACATAGCTGAAACCAACTCTGTCCTGGCAAGCCTCGCTCCTCAGGGTGCCCGATCTCCCCGAGAGCCACTATACATCGGCTCAGCAAAAGCTAATGTCGGCCATGGCGAGGCAGCTGCTGGCATTACAAGTCTCGCGAAGGCCCTCTTGATGCTCCATCATGATACAATTCCACCTCACTGCGGCATCAAAACTAGGATCAACCCCAAGCTGCCAGGTCTTGTATCTCACAATGTGCGAATTGCAACCGAGACGGTCAGCTGGACACGACCAGAGGGAGGTTCTAGAAGGGTGCTGGTGAACAacttctctgctgctggtggcaaCACAACACTCATCCTTGAGGACCCGCCCTTGCCATCAACGGCATTCACGCCATTCCCTCAGTCTCATCACTCCATTGTCATATCGGCCAAGACTCCTGTCTCTCTTCGTCAAAATTTGCTCGCAACAATAGCTTGGATCGGACAGCAGAACCTTTCGGATACATCTATACTTCCGAAGTTGGCATATACCACCACTGCACGCCGCCTACATCACCCGCTGCGCGTTGCGATTGCGGGATCAAACCTGCGAGACATCGAGCATCAACTGCGACTGTCTTTGGACAGTATTGCAGATGCCCGACGCATGCCACCACCAAAGATCTTGTTCGCTTTTGCTGGTCAAGGCTCCGAATTCCCTCGGATGGCCATAGACTTCTTCGACCAAGTATCCGGTTTCCGAAACGATATCGAGGTCTACGACAGGATCTGTCTCAGTATGGGGTTCCTTTCGATCCTAGATCTATTCAAAGACGATAAATCGAAGGACACTGCAACTCCACAGACACTGCAGCTAGCGGCAGTCTGTCTCCAAATGGCTCTTGTGCGATTGTGGCGATCATTCGGCATTGAGCCTACGATTGTTGTGGGTCACAGCCTCGGGGAATATCCTTCGCTCTACGCCGCGGGTGTGCTCTCTCAGTTCGATGTCATCTATCTCGTCGGCAACCGAGCAGCTTTGATGCAGCGACACTGTGCCCGTGGCAGCCACGGCATGCTTGTTGTGAAATCTTCGACCGCCGACGTTGCGGCTCTACTACATACCTCGGGTCTGAAGTATGAGATAGCCTGCGTCAATGGACGCAGAAGCGTCGTTCTTGGTGGAGCCAAAAACGAGCTCCAGCAAGTGCACGCTAGACTGCAAGAGCAGGGTGTTCGATCGACGCATCTTCCACTTCCTTACGCCTTCCACACTGCCCAGGTCGACCCAATACTGGAGGATCTGGATGCGTTGTCTGGCAATGTTCAATTcgtcaagcagaagctgccAGTCATCTCCCCGACCTTTGCGGGTATACCCTCAGAGCTTTCCAGCACCTTTGCTGTAGCCCACTGTCGTGAGCCTGTGCAAATGCAACGAGCCTTAGAGGCCGCACGAGGGCAGAAAATTGTCGATGAGCGGACGATCTGCATAGAGATTGGATCGGGCGCCGTGACAGTTAACATGATCAAGGAAGTGATTGGGTCCTCAACAGAGACGTTTGTCTCCATGCGGCAGGGCGAGGCCGTCACAAGGCCGTTGTCAATGGCATTGGCCGCGCTGTACGGGAAAGGAGCCAACATCAATTGGAACGAGTATCATCAAACCTTCAGTCCTGGTCTTGATACGATATCTCTTCCCCCTTACAATTGGGACTTACGTGACTACTGGATACAATATACCAATGACTGGTCGCTCCGTAAGGGCGAGGCTGCTGAGCCGCCCGGTGTACCATTGCGACCGAGCACGACAATCCATAAGGTCCTGATTGACACACTACACACTTCGGCTGGGAAGTTGATAGTGGAGTCTGATCTCAATCGTGAAGATATGGATGCCGTTGTACAAGGACACAAAGTCTACGGGGTCCCGCTTTGCACTCCATCGGTATATGCAGACATTGCCTTGACATTGGGGCAGCATCTGAAGCAGCACGTCTTCATGCAGCCCAATGCCATGGTAGAAATCGCTGAGATGGACATCAAAAGCGCTCTGGTGGCAATCTCTGGCGGGCGATCCCAGATACTGCGAACAGAAGTCGCGATTGATCGCATGAGCAAATCAGCTCGCTGCACATTCTCAAGTCTGACTGAGTCTTCCCAGGAGCCCGAGCAGCATGCTCATTGCATCATCCGACTCCACGAGTCTGGCACCGCATACGATCTGGCAACAAGGTCTTCGCCTGACGTCTTAGCCCGCGTAGAGGCACTCTACAAGCAGATTGAAGCTGCCAACAGTGAGACATATCGGTTCAGCAAGTCCATGATCTACAAGATGGTGGCTCAAGTAGCAGACTTCCACAATGACTACCGAGGCCTTACTGAGATAGTCATGGACAATACTGCACTAGAGGCGACCGGGAAAATTGAATTCAGAAACCCCGAGCTTCTTGGTGGCGACTTCGACACTCATCCAGCTTGTATCGACGCTTTATCCCAGCTTGGGGGCTTTGTGATGAAC GCCAACGAGGGCACTGATCTGAACGATGAGATCTACGTCAATCATGGCTG GCGGTCACTACAAGTCTTCGACCACATCGATCCCAGAAAGAGCTATCGGAGCCATGTAAAAATGGTCGAAGGCTCTGATAAGCTGTGGACGGGTGATGTCGCGATATTCGATGGAGATCAGTTTGTCGCCAAGTTCGCTGGAATTGCG CTTCAACGAGTACCTAGAACACTCATGGAGTACATTGTCAACACCGCTCATGCAAAGGCGGCAGAAGCATGTGGAATCGTCAAGCCGAAGAGATCCTCCAATATTGCTGCCAGAACAGCCCAAGCTGAGGTGGTTGCTACCCACTTGACGCGACAGGTGCCTTCTTTTGACGCTGTGTTGGCAATCATCTCTTCAGAGAGTGGCGTCCCTCTGCAAGAACTGATCGATGGTCGAGGGTTCGATGATCTGGGCGTAGATTCTTTGCTTTCTCTTCTGATCGTCAGCAGAGTTCGGAGCGAGTTGGCAATTGAACTCAGCAACTCCATCTTTCTGGAGCTGGGCAGTGTGGGTGCCCTTCGAACCTACATGAATGGACTGAACGCTTCTTCAAAAATGAACGACCTGGATACAAGTACCCAGCTTGCCCCGGCCCCAACAGACACCATTTGGCCTACGATACTTCAGATCATCTCTCAAGAAGCAGGAACTCTAATCCAAGATTTGTTAGATAGCACCAGTCTAACGGATCTTGGCGTTGATTCTCTCCTATCGCTCGTCATAGCAAGTCGATTGCGAGAAAAACTGGATATAGATCTTCCGCATGTCTCACTGTACGCGGAGTGCGATACCCTGGGCTGCTTGAAAGCCCGTATCATGGAGTTGGCTGGACATGTCGATGATCACACCGATGACACAGTCTCGGAATCGCCATCGGAcaattcttcttcgaagtcaTCGTGGCCACTGTCAGAGTTCTCACCTCTCGAGACTCCATTGACACCTCCAGAAGTCATTCTCGGCGAAAAGTCATGGAATGCAACACTTGAGCCGCAGACCGCGGCGTCGTACATTATTCAGG GCAATATGGAGACATCTACTCATCGATTGTTCCTTTTTCCTGATGGCGGCGGCTCAGCGACATCATATATGAAACTTCCATCGATATCGCAATCTTGGGCTGTCGTAGCATTCGACTCCCCTTTCATGAG AAAACCGCATTTGATGCAAGGAACATCACTGGACGCTTTGCTGGAAATTTACCTCGCTGCCCTACGCCAACGACAGCCTGCTGGCCCTTATCACTTAGGCGGGTGGTCTGCTGGCGGTGTCATCGCCTATGTCCTTGCGTCCAGATTGCTGGCAGCAAACGAAGAGGTCGCCAGTATCATCTTGATCGACTCACCTTCTCCCGCACATGGACTTGACAGGTTGCCCCAGGAGTTTTTTGATCACTGCTCCAAGATTGGTATCTTTGAGTCTGAGATTAACGAACGACGATCACCTGCAATGGTGGCGCCCGTTCCACCGCAATGGCTCATACCGCATTTCCATGCCACTATCGAGCTGCTCCACGACTATCTCGCCCAGCCCCTGCCTCTTTCGGTCAAGGGCTCTCGAACTTCTGTGACAATCATCTGGGCTGGAGCCTGCGCGTTTGACGATCAGAAATACCGAGATCTGCCAGACACGAAACAATTCACTCTCTCAGAAATGGAAGGCATTCAGTTTCTCACGCAGCGAAGGACTGATTTCGGGGCAGGAAAGTGGGCGCGGCTATTACAAGATCATGAAGTCAACGTTCACACGATTGAGGATGAGCATCATTTCAGTATGATGAGGCGTGGTGCTTCGAAGCTTGCTCGCATCATCGGCACAGCTCTCTGA
- a CDS encoding uncharacterized protein (antiSMASH:Cluster_3) translates to MQFFNAIILASMALTATACKCVQGGTNDEATRICCGSLGGRYEGNDCVAGTISEKLSNFRSCCMNQDPNGQLTSDCDFPTKRDDASAAIQKRAPVVKEIKSAGAIMTVVA, encoded by the coding sequence ATGCAGTTCTTCAAtgccatcatcctcgcctctATGGCTCTCACTGCCACCGCCTGCAAGTGTGTCCAAGGCGGCACCAACGACGAGGCCACCCGAATCTGCTGTGGCTCCCTTGGCGGACGCTACGAAGGCAACGACTGTGTTGCAGGCACCATCTCCGAAAAGCTCTCAAACTTCCGCTCGTGCTGCATGAACCAAGACCCCAACGGCCAACTCACTTCAGACTGCGACTTCCCGACCAAGAGGGACGATGCGTCTGCGGCCATCCAGAAGCGTGCTCCCGTTGTCAAGGAGATTAAGAGTGCTGGAGCTATCATGACTGTCGTGGCATAA
- a CDS encoding uncharacterized protein (antiSMASH:Cluster_3) produces MQFFTVAIIALFGLTANACKCSNDRLATESCCAQLQGNYLPDQQDCQAASISERLSTFASCCSEGGFDSDCDCPSGC; encoded by the coding sequence ATGCAATTCTTCACCGTCGCCATCATTGCCCTTTTCGGCCTCACCGCCAACGCATGCAAGTGCTCCAACGACAGACTCGCCACTGAGTCCTGCTGCGCTCAACTCCAAGGCAACTATCTCCCAGATCAGCAAGATTGCCAGGCCGCCTCCATCTCCGAGCGCCTCTCTACTTTCGCCTCTTGCTGCAGTGAAGGTGGATTCGACAGCGACTGTGACTGCCCATCTGGCTGTTAA
- a CDS encoding uncharacterized protein (antiSMASH:Cluster_3~CAZy:GT90), with the protein MLIVYIAFLPKDGPAPRQLPPIVEKHDRIATDLCWRVVVLLTVAKGIQVLVFGLGKIYCIQALLVGVAKALSWFFLLRTRRHVPWCIAPATRTFSVIAAYDPFKLSSGTSALFNVVASALALAQVIHVLPDRTKYKPYLWVLLLASLAPYLANLSAVRTSQAATQHAFSGSLEHPVDKLINNAKSTFEGLVQRQSKSYKSAHEEYRRRYGIEPPVGFEEWYNFATAHQSPIIDDFDTIYNSVSPFWRLSGSEVVQIMEEVQSTAGSDVWSCVVSSEGSKTHCQHPFRRFDRNIQYSFEKLLRDLSDKIPDVKFLVNHLDEPRALVPPQTPGTSNHGYDKFTLKDLSHRPTWDIVTKSCVSSRRHSSRAPTESAKELSPLPFVTNVSSAMDLCLHAEYRDSYGLFTHPTSFRPFEGLIPIFSTGSPSTMGDILYPSPAYLEAEFQYDEAHDAKWEKKTNNLYWVGSTTGGYASDDQWRNLHRQRFVALAQNLEHKHHTYLQDVGGVVTGVASKFLNARLFDVAFTRVFQCPWKFCREQKAYFRTKPWADKYKAFRSKLTFDMDGNGISGRYYQLLASKSVVLKQTLLREWHDDRLVPWAHYVPVSQGLEELPELVSYLTTSVRGQQKAKEIADLGREWHAKAFREVDLSIYVYRLLLEMARLQDPKRQAVHISK; encoded by the exons ATGCTGATAGTCTACATTGCCTTTCTGCCAAAGGATGGTCCTGCACCGCGACAACTTCCACCAATTGTGGAAAAGCATGACAGAATTGCGACTGATCTCTGCTGGAGGGTCGTGGTTCTATTGACTGTCGCCAAGGGTATCCAAGTACTTGTATTTGGTCTCGGCAAAATCTACTGCATACAAGCGCTGCTGGTCGGCGTGGCAAAGGCTTTGTCGTGGTTCTTCCTACTTCGCACG AGGCGACATGTTCCATGGTGCATTGCCCCTGCAACCCGGACCTTCAGCGTGATCGCTGCTTATGATCCGTTCAAACTATCTTCAGGGACTTCTGCTCTGTTCAACGTTGTAGCCTCGGCCCTCGCTCTGGCTCAAGTCATCCATGTCCTTCCAGATCGGACGAAGTACAAACCCTATTTGTGGGTCTTGTTGCTTGCATCGCTGGCGCCCTACCTAGCGAACCTCTCGGCGGTCCGAACTTCGCAGGCTGCAACGCAGCATGCGTTCAGTGGTTCCCTCGAGCATCCTGTCGATAAATTGATCAACAATGCCAAATCAACATTCGAGGGTCTCGTTCAGCGACAGTCTAAGAGCTACAAGTCTGCCCATGAAGAATATCGAAGGAGATACGGCATCGAGCCACCCGTTGGCTTTGAGGAGTGGTACAACTTTGCAACAGCACATCAATCGCCTATCATTGACGACTTCGACACCATATACAACTCTGTCTCTCCCTTTTGGCGATTGAGCGGCAGCGAAGTCGTACAAATCATGGAGGAGGTCCAGTCCACAGCCGGAAGCGATGTATGGTCCTGCGTAGTTTCTAGTGAAGGATCAAAGACACATTGTCAGCATCCTTTCCGCAGATTCGACAGGAACATACAATATTCTTTTGAGAAGCTGCTGAGAGACTTGTCTGACAAGATTCCCGATGTCAAATTTCTGGTCAATCATCTCGATGAGCCACGGGCGCTTGTTCCACCCCAGACGCCAGGAACCAGCAATCATGGCTACGACAAATTCACCCTGAAGGACTTGTCACACCGGCCTACATGGGATATAGTCACCAAGAGTTGTGTATCCTCACGACGACATAGCTCAAGGGCACCCACAGAATCTGCGAAAGAACTTTCTCCGCTTCCCTTCGTGACGAATGTGTCGTCAGCTATGGATCTATGTTTACATGCAGAGTACCGCGATTCGTACGGTCTCTTTACACACCCAACGTCGTTCCGACCATTCGAAGGTTTAATACCAATCTTTTCAACTGGCTCGCCCTCTACAATGGGCGATATCCTCTACCCCAGTCCGGCATACCTGGAAGCTGAATTTCAATACGACGAAGCACATGACGCCAAGtgggagaagaagacgaacaaTCTGTACTGGGTCGGTTCGACCACTGGCGGCTATGCTTCTGATGACCAGTGGCGCAACCTGCATCGCCAGAGATTCGTTGCCTTGGCACAGAATCTCGAACACAAGCATCATACATACTTGCAAGACGTGGGAGGCGTGGTGACGGGCGTAGCGTCAAAGTTCTTGAACGCGAGGTTATTCGATGTCGCCTTCACAAGAGTTTTCCAATGTCCGTGGAAATTTTGCAGAGAGCAAAAGGCATATTTCCGAACCAAACCTTGGGCAGACAAATACAAAGCCTTCCGTTCTAAATTGACATTCGACATGGATGGCAACGGCATTAGTGGGAGGTACTACCAGCTTCTGGCTTCAAAGTCGGTGGTTTTGAAGCAGACGCTTCTTCGAGAGTGGCATGATGATCGCTTGGTGCCTTGGGCGCATTACGTGCCCGTCAGTCAAGGTCTAGAAGAGCTACCGGAATTGGTATCCTATCTCACGACGAGCGTGAGGGGGCAGCAAAAGGCAAAAGAAATTGCAGATCTTGGTCGAGAGTGGCATGCAAAAGCGTTCCGAGAAGTTGATCTTAGCATTTATGTTTACCGATTGTTGTTGGAGATGGCGAGGCTACAGGATCCGAAGCGACAAGCGGTGCATATCTCAAAATGA